In Stutzerimonas stutzeri, a genomic segment contains:
- a CDS encoding AraC family transcriptional regulator: protein MNDQLNELRALAAKAENRRTETGIPRVAMVQGKIPEHMLAAVYDPMINLILQGSKTMTVGDSTLRYDPATYFVMSIELPAVGTVHPAATGEPYLAVSLTLDPTVLSTLLADLPKPADRHEGDPGFSVAAVTPELMDAWVRMLRLMGNPDAIAALAPAYEREILFRVLQGPHGWMLREIAAPDTAMARVNQAIQWIRRDFAEPIRVDSLAQKAAMSVSAFHRHFKAVTTLSPLQYQKRVRLLQARMLMVVSGKTVTAAAFEVGYESPTQFSRDYARVFGLPPAGDTRRILGETKAFRN, encoded by the coding sequence ATGAACGATCAGCTGAATGAACTCCGCGCCCTGGCCGCCAAGGCTGAAAACCGCCGCACAGAGACGGGCATTCCGCGCGTTGCCATGGTTCAGGGAAAGATTCCCGAACACATGCTGGCGGCGGTCTATGATCCGATGATCAACCTGATCCTGCAGGGCAGCAAAACCATGACCGTGGGCGACAGCACGCTGCGGTACGACCCGGCGACCTATTTCGTCATGTCCATCGAGCTGCCCGCAGTGGGCACGGTGCACCCTGCGGCAACAGGCGAACCCTACTTGGCGGTCAGCCTGACGCTTGATCCCACCGTGTTATCCACGCTGCTGGCTGACCTGCCTAAACCTGCTGATCGCCATGAGGGCGACCCTGGTTTCTCGGTGGCCGCCGTCACTCCCGAGCTAATGGATGCCTGGGTGCGCATGTTGCGATTGATGGGCAACCCCGACGCCATCGCGGCCCTGGCGCCTGCGTACGAACGCGAGATTCTGTTTCGCGTGCTGCAAGGCCCCCATGGCTGGATGCTGCGGGAAATCGCAGCACCGGATACGGCCATGGCGCGCGTGAATCAGGCCATCCAGTGGATCCGTCGAGATTTTGCCGAGCCCATCAGGGTTGACAGTCTGGCGCAGAAGGCGGCGATGAGCGTCTCGGCCTTTCACCGCCACTTCAAAGCGGTGACGACCTTAAGCCCATTGCAGTATCAGAAACGCGTGCGTCTGCTCCAAGCGCGGATGCTCATGGTGGTCAGCGGCAAGACCGTCACGGCGGCAGCTTTCGAAGTGGGCTATGAAAGCCCAACGCAATTCAGCCGGGACTATGCGCGCGTATTCGGCCTTCCGCCGGCCGGCGACACACGGAGAATCCTCGGGGAAACGAAGGCTTTCAGAAACTAA
- a CDS encoding saccharopine dehydrogenase family protein, whose translation MKTLMIYGATGYMGRMAAEYAVAQGLEIVIAGRSHDKLRVLAAQLDVPYRVFTPDARTAESLEGVGVLVNFAGPFAQTADALMRACIKAGVDYLDITAEINVYRLAERLGAEAAESGVMLLPGVGWDVVPTDCLAVHVAHRVQDPQSLSIALQVAGSMSRGSAMSVSEIIGAGLLARIDGQLVATPDAQARHFDFGDGLELCAPLSFGDLVTGGHSTGIPNISMFVHFAGDALAEGDLSQLPEGPDAQQREAHRARAVAEVTGADGTVARSVIETVNGYTYTPIAAVEAARRVMSGERRPGFETPAKLLGVGFAESIPGTTITDR comes from the coding sequence ATGAAGACATTAATGATCTATGGCGCAACCGGCTACATGGGGCGCATGGCGGCCGAGTATGCCGTAGCGCAGGGACTGGAAATCGTTATTGCCGGGCGCAGTCACGACAAGCTGCGCGTGCTGGCTGCCCAGCTGGACGTTCCTTATCGCGTATTCACGCCCGATGCCCGAACAGCCGAATCCCTCGAAGGCGTTGGCGTACTGGTGAACTTCGCCGGGCCCTTCGCGCAAACGGCCGACGCCTTGATGCGGGCCTGCATCAAGGCTGGCGTCGACTATCTGGATATCACGGCCGAGATTAATGTGTACCGGTTGGCTGAGCGATTGGGCGCAGAAGCGGCCGAGTCCGGCGTCATGCTGCTGCCTGGTGTGGGCTGGGACGTGGTGCCGACGGACTGCCTCGCAGTGCATGTTGCTCACCGCGTGCAGGATCCGCAGTCACTTAGCATCGCACTTCAGGTCGCGGGTTCCATGTCGCGTGGCTCCGCCATGAGCGTCAGCGAGATCATTGGAGCGGGGCTCCTGGCACGGATTGACGGGCAGCTGGTAGCAACGCCCGATGCGCAAGCACGACACTTTGATTTCGGCGACGGCCTGGAACTGTGCGCGCCGCTGTCTTTCGGAGATCTGGTCACCGGCGGGCATTCCACTGGCATCCCCAATATTTCCATGTTTGTGCATTTCGCCGGCGATGCCCTCGCCGAAGGGGATCTATCGCAGCTTCCCGAGGGCCCGGACGCGCAACAGCGTGAAGCTCATCGCGCCCGAGCAGTGGCCGAGGTGACCGGAGCGGACGGCACGGTTGCGCGTTCAGTGATCGAGACCGTCAATGGCTACACCTACACGCCAATCGCTGCCGTAGAGGCAGCACGCCGGGTAATGAGTGGTGAGCGGCGGCCGGGTTTCGAAACGCCAGCAAAGTTGCTGGGAGTCGGATTCGCCGAGAGCATCCCCGGTACGACCATCACTGATCGCTGA
- a CDS encoding VOC family protein yields MLDHIFLSVSDIERSIRFYEAALMPLGITARLDYDGKDGPPGHPDLKGFGANGRMFFWLRKGDVEGRAVHVGFVADSKAQVEAAYAAALAHGAVDNGAPGARLHYDPNYYAANVLDPDGYSLEFVYKNWQHVQ; encoded by the coding sequence ATGCTGGATCATATTTTTCTTTCTGTGAGCGACATCGAGCGCTCTATCCGTTTCTACGAAGCGGCCTTGATGCCGCTTGGTATCACTGCGCGCCTGGACTACGACGGCAAGGACGGCCCACCTGGGCACCCGGACCTGAAAGGCTTCGGTGCCAATGGCCGCATGTTTTTCTGGTTGCGCAAGGGTGACGTTGAAGGCCGCGCTGTGCATGTCGGCTTTGTCGCAGACAGCAAAGCCCAGGTTGAAGCGGCTTATGCGGCCGCTTTGGCCCACGGCGCGGTCGATAACGGCGCACCGGGCGCACGGCTGCATTACGACCCGAACTACTACGCGGCCAATGTTCTGGACCCTGATGGGTACAGCCTGGAATTCGTCTACAAGAACTGGCAGCACGTCCAATGA
- a CDS encoding MFS transporter, with amino-acid sequence MPQPPSPPRTLLPMLVLLTALGEVSTQLIIPSLGELEEVLEAVPGSGVHALSAFVAAFGLGQLVLGPLSDRVGRRPVMIAGLIVYILATLWMLAATSMTEFTLARLLQGFGACACLVLARAMVRDIWQAQAGPALAKTVIGMLATIMLSLMAGGVLNAYGGWKAPLFASLMLGLSTLTAVVLATSETNETPDPTAGRLRTLARQYADLLGSRAFSALALAIAGTYGAMFAMIAGSSAVYVGLLHLTPAEYGFTFGAIVSGLIAGAFITQRYITRLGPQRLVGIGMGLVAGGALITALVERLLGLSVIGFSAPQLLVTLGGGMVLPAAVAGAVIPNAYRAGLAAGFMGFAQMAGATCSGLLLGALSDGSAWPLLFVHLLFAVAGFAAFHLLNARPVARLADARVD; translated from the coding sequence ATGCCCCAGCCACCATCACCTCCACGCACCTTGCTGCCCATGCTCGTGTTGCTGACAGCCTTGGGCGAGGTCTCCACGCAACTGATAATCCCGAGCCTCGGCGAGCTGGAAGAGGTTCTTGAGGCGGTGCCAGGCAGCGGCGTGCATGCGCTGTCCGCGTTCGTCGCCGCCTTCGGGCTCGGGCAATTGGTGCTCGGCCCGTTATCCGACCGCGTCGGCCGGCGACCGGTGATGATCGCTGGCCTGATCGTCTACATCCTGGCGACGCTGTGGATGCTCGCCGCGACGAGCATGACTGAGTTCACCTTGGCCCGCCTGCTACAAGGGTTCGGCGCCTGCGCCTGTCTCGTGCTGGCGCGCGCGATGGTGCGAGACATCTGGCAGGCGCAGGCCGGCCCGGCGCTGGCGAAGACGGTAATTGGCATGCTCGCCACCATCATGCTTTCTCTGATGGCGGGCGGTGTACTTAATGCCTATGGCGGCTGGAAGGCCCCGCTGTTCGCTTCGCTGATGCTTGGCCTCTCTACGCTGACAGCGGTGGTGCTGGCGACCAGCGAAACCAACGAGACACCCGATCCCACGGCGGGTCGCCTGCGCACCCTGGCGCGGCAGTACGCCGATTTGCTCGGCAGCCGCGCCTTCTCCGCGTTGGCGTTGGCCATTGCCGGTACCTATGGTGCGATGTTCGCCATGATTGCTGGATCTTCGGCGGTATACGTCGGCCTGCTGCATCTGACGCCGGCCGAATACGGGTTTACCTTCGGCGCCATCGTTTCGGGATTGATCGCCGGCGCCTTCATTACCCAACGCTACATCACCCGGCTCGGGCCACAGCGGTTGGTAGGCATCGGAATGGGCCTGGTCGCCGGAGGGGCGCTGATTACGGCGTTAGTCGAGCGGCTGCTCGGGCTGAGTGTTATCGGCTTCTCGGCGCCGCAGCTGCTGGTGACCCTGGGAGGCGGCATGGTGCTGCCCGCGGCGGTGGCCGGCGCGGTGATTCCCAACGCGTACCGGGCGGGCTTGGCTGCCGGCTTCATGGGCTTCGCTCAGATGGCCGGAGCGACCTGCAGCGGGTTGCTGCTCGGGGCCTTGAGCGATGGCAGCGCCTGGCCGTTGCTATTCGTTCATCTGCTGTTCGCGGTGGCCGGCTTCGCAGCATTCCATCTTCTCAACGCAAGGCCCGTCGCTCGGCTGGCCGATGCCCGCGTCGACTGA
- a CDS encoding SDR family NAD(P)-dependent oxidoreductase — MGVIVITGGSRGIGASAAEHAARRGMGVILTYNQHPDAAEEVVRRIEQAGGKAVALKLDVADVGSFDAFRETVLAALQETWGTSTLAGLVNNAGYGLFNPLASVSEAQFDGLFNVHLKGPFFLTQTLLPLLEENASIVNLTSATTRVATAGVAPYAAFKGGLEVLTRYMAKEFGDRRIRANAVSPGAIRTELGGGLNDEFEAMLAAQTALGRVGEPEDVARIIVMLLSEEGAWINAQSIEVAGGYII; from the coding sequence ATGGGCGTTATCGTCATTACCGGAGGCAGTCGAGGGATTGGGGCCAGTGCAGCGGAACACGCCGCCCGGCGCGGCATGGGCGTCATCCTCACCTACAACCAGCATCCAGACGCCGCAGAGGAGGTGGTGCGACGCATCGAACAAGCGGGCGGCAAGGCCGTTGCGCTGAAGCTCGACGTGGCAGATGTCGGAAGCTTCGACGCGTTCCGTGAAACTGTCCTCGCTGCGCTCCAGGAAACCTGGGGTACGAGCACGCTTGCAGGTTTGGTGAATAACGCCGGTTACGGCCTGTTCAACCCGTTGGCCTCGGTCAGCGAGGCGCAGTTCGATGGACTGTTCAATGTTCATCTCAAAGGTCCTTTCTTCCTGACGCAGACATTGCTGCCGCTACTGGAAGAAAACGCCAGCATCGTCAACCTGACCAGCGCCACCACACGCGTGGCCACGGCCGGGGTGGCGCCTTATGCGGCGTTCAAGGGTGGGCTGGAAGTGCTCACGCGCTATATGGCCAAGGAGTTCGGTGATCGGCGTATCCGGGCCAATGCGGTTTCCCCAGGGGCGATTCGAACCGAGTTGGGCGGCGGGCTCAATGATGAGTTCGAAGCGATGCTGGCCGCGCAAACGGCGCTGGGCAGGGTCGGTGAGCCCGAAGATGTGGCTCGGATCATCGTCATGCTGTTGTCGGAAGAGGGCGCTTGGATCAATGCCCAGTCCATTGAAGTCGCGGGCGGCTACATCATCTGA
- a CDS encoding LysR family transcriptional regulator: MKRLPDLEAWAIFAKVAETGSFARTAAELGLSQATISKAITRLEARMKTMLFHRTSRRMSLTESGHAALERAARILAEGEAVEAEVTEQSTSLRGPIRIAAPMSFGVSHLAPVLPEFMARHPDVVLDVNFSDEMVDLVAQGVDLALRISTLADSSLLARRLCTVRILLVGSPAYFERHGRPGHPRDLTGHRILQYSYSRGGSNWRFRHKRHGEFAQALSASLLANNAEALAPALQAGLGLALQPEFLAWKDMQSGALETAMDDWQVESIALHIVTPPGRSRPARVQALIEYLAERFAAAPWAQAEEGLM; encoded by the coding sequence ATGAAAAGGTTACCGGATCTCGAAGCCTGGGCGATCTTCGCCAAGGTGGCCGAAACGGGTTCCTTCGCCCGGACCGCAGCCGAGCTGGGCCTGTCGCAAGCCACCATTTCCAAGGCCATCACGCGACTGGAGGCGCGCATGAAAACCATGCTCTTCCACCGGACCTCACGGCGGATGTCGCTGACCGAAAGCGGGCATGCCGCGCTGGAGCGCGCCGCTCGCATCCTGGCTGAGGGCGAGGCCGTGGAGGCCGAAGTAACCGAGCAGTCGACCAGCCTGCGCGGGCCCATCCGGATTGCCGCACCGATGTCGTTCGGTGTTTCGCATCTCGCGCCGGTCTTGCCCGAATTCATGGCGCGGCATCCCGACGTGGTGCTTGATGTCAATTTCAGCGACGAGATGGTCGATCTGGTTGCCCAGGGGGTCGATTTGGCTCTGCGAATCTCGACCCTGGCCGATTCCAGTCTGTTGGCCCGGCGGTTATGCACCGTGCGCATTCTGTTGGTCGGCTCACCAGCCTATTTCGAGCGTCATGGGCGTCCCGGCCACCCGCGCGATCTGACCGGGCATCGCATCTTGCAGTACAGCTATTCACGCGGTGGCAGCAACTGGCGTTTTCGCCACAAACGGCATGGCGAATTCGCTCAGGCGCTGTCTGCGTCGCTGCTAGCGAACAATGCCGAGGCGCTGGCACCCGCATTGCAAGCAGGCCTGGGGCTGGCCTTGCAGCCAGAATTCCTGGCCTGGAAGGACATGCAGTCGGGGGCGCTGGAGACGGCGATGGACGATTGGCAAGTCGAGTCGATCGCGCTGCATATCGTGACCCCGCCAGGGCGCAGCCGTCCGGCTCGCGTGCAAGCGCTGATCGAATACCTGGCCGAACGCTTCGCCGCCGCGCCATGGGCGCAGGCCGAGGAAGGGCTGATGTGA
- a CDS encoding TetR/AcrR family transcriptional regulator, producing the protein MRYSEDHKAQTRQRIVEEAARRFRRDGVHATGLQALMKALDLTHGGFYAHFKSKDELVEEALRYCASELDEVTTSSLSGDQPLATFIRHYLSKGHRAAPAQGCPFPTLSAELGQRGQPSPVTDESVSNRLAQIGTHLEDDQHAALVLSALVGALMLSRSVVDPELSDRLLEDTRTSLLKLTGADSA; encoded by the coding sequence ATGCGGTATTCCGAAGATCACAAAGCTCAGACCCGTCAGCGCATCGTCGAAGAGGCCGCGCGGCGTTTTCGTCGCGATGGTGTACACGCGACTGGCCTGCAGGCGCTGATGAAAGCGCTGGACCTGACGCACGGTGGGTTTTACGCCCATTTCAAGTCCAAAGATGAGCTGGTCGAGGAGGCACTGCGCTATTGCGCGAGTGAGCTCGACGAAGTCACCACCAGCAGCCTGTCGGGCGACCAACCGCTGGCCACGTTCATTCGTCATTACTTGTCGAAGGGCCACCGCGCCGCGCCGGCGCAGGGCTGCCCGTTCCCCACGCTGTCGGCCGAACTCGGCCAGCGTGGCCAGCCCAGCCCGGTCACCGACGAGTCGGTGAGCAATCGGTTGGCGCAGATTGGCACCCACCTTGAAGATGACCAACATGCGGCGCTGGTGCTCAGTGCCCTGGTCGGTGCGCTGATGTTGTCGCGCAGCGTGGTTGATCCGGAATTGTCCGACCGCTTGCTCGAGGACACCCGCACCAGCCTGCTGAAGCTGACTGGCGCGGATTCAGCCTAG
- a CDS encoding AraC family transcriptional regulator has translation MPKPLKELLAAVDEVPWPVISSATDYPEGWFIEPHSHAKHQLIYAIEGVMVVHSAVSQWTVPPSRGIWMPSGEIHSIRCVGPVKMRSVFVRPDLFRGLPNETRAVSISALLSELIKRSIAITAPYEDDSREARLMRLILDELTVLPTLPLQLPQPVDSRIKTICSALQSDPGDGSTLSAWSDRLNLDEKTIQRLFRKETGMTFGRWRQQARLLLALERIAIGEKIIDVAGALGYDSPSAFATMFKKQFGTTPSSFFK, from the coding sequence ATGCCCAAGCCGTTGAAAGAATTGTTGGCCGCGGTAGACGAAGTGCCGTGGCCGGTCATTAGCAGCGCCACCGATTATCCGGAAGGCTGGTTTATCGAGCCCCACTCACACGCCAAGCATCAACTGATCTACGCCATCGAAGGTGTGATGGTTGTGCACTCCGCAGTAAGTCAATGGACCGTCCCGCCCAGCCGGGGCATATGGATGCCGAGCGGGGAGATACATTCGATTCGCTGCGTTGGCCCGGTAAAGATGCGCAGCGTTTTTGTGCGGCCTGATCTTTTTCGGGGACTGCCGAATGAAACCAGAGCGGTGAGCATCTCTGCCCTGCTGAGCGAGCTGATCAAGCGCTCTATCGCAATTACAGCACCCTATGAGGATGACTCGCGCGAGGCGAGGCTCATGCGATTGATCCTCGATGAACTCACCGTGCTGCCGACCTTGCCTCTGCAACTTCCTCAGCCAGTGGACTCGCGAATCAAAACGATCTGCTCGGCCCTGCAATCCGACCCGGGTGACGGTTCAACGCTGTCGGCTTGGAGCGATCGGCTGAACCTCGACGAAAAGACGATCCAGCGGCTCTTTCGCAAGGAAACCGGCATGACGTTCGGGCGGTGGCGCCAGCAAGCGCGGCTGCTGTTGGCGCTTGAGCGCATTGCCATAGGCGAGAAGATCATCGACGTGGCAGGCGCCTTGGGTTACGACAGTCCCAGTGCGTTCGCCACCATGTTCAAAAAACAGTTCGGCACGACGCCAAGTAGCTTCTTCAAATGA
- a CDS encoding GNAT family N-acetyltransferase, translated as MNFLNMPAEEWMAIEIRAADEEDAGGISEVIVAALRTTNAKDYSQAVIEQVETSFSPSAVAVLIGKRMVFVALEGNTVIGTASLDGQVVRTVFVRPQSHGQGIGSLLMNTVEQTARRLGIETLSVPSSVTAELFYKRLGYSAVRETFHGEERTIVMERYLMSSDLA; from the coding sequence ATGAACTTCCTGAACATGCCCGCGGAGGAATGGATGGCAATCGAGATTAGAGCGGCTGACGAAGAGGATGCCGGTGGCATAAGCGAAGTCATTGTCGCAGCGTTAAGAACCACTAACGCCAAGGATTATTCTCAGGCTGTAATCGAACAGGTCGAAACAAGCTTTTCGCCGAGCGCTGTCGCAGTTTTGATCGGTAAACGAATGGTTTTTGTCGCGTTAGAGGGCAACACGGTTATTGGAACCGCTAGTCTCGATGGTCAGGTCGTCAGGACTGTATTTGTCCGGCCACAGTCGCATGGACAGGGCATCGGCAGCCTACTCATGAACACGGTGGAGCAAACAGCGAGGCGACTAGGGATCGAAACCTTGTCAGTTCCTTCTTCGGTTACAGCGGAGCTTTTCTACAAGAGACTTGGTTACTCGGCTGTACGCGAGACGTTCCACGGTGAAGAACGAACCATCGTGATGGAACGCTACTTGATGAGTTCTGATTTGGCTTAA
- a CDS encoding TetR/AcrR family transcriptional regulator — protein sequence MNEKPRQRRPAFDRERGIAIAQAMFHQRGFDAVSLADLTEAMNIKPPSFYAAYGSKAELFQRAMHRYASENALPMDTLLTLARPPAEALTALLVAAAKQYGRDSALRGCLITEGLRADDPIARNMAEKFGDAGIQAIRRYLDQVRPDAAQTLADYMLITLRGLSAAACSGMSSERLVEVARIAGKFMSQEFEASGSAAHA from the coding sequence ATGAACGAAAAACCCAGGCAGCGCCGCCCCGCCTTCGACCGGGAGCGAGGTATAGCCATCGCACAGGCAATGTTTCATCAGCGTGGTTTCGACGCGGTCAGCCTGGCCGACCTGACCGAGGCCATGAACATCAAGCCGCCAAGCTTTTACGCCGCCTATGGCAGCAAGGCCGAGCTGTTCCAGCGCGCAATGCATCGCTACGCCAGCGAAAATGCACTGCCGATGGACACGCTGCTGACGCTGGCCCGACCACCGGCTGAAGCGCTGACGGCGCTGCTGGTTGCCGCTGCAAAGCAGTACGGACGAGACAGCGCTTTGCGCGGCTGCTTGATCACCGAAGGCTTGCGCGCGGACGATCCAATCGCTCGAAACATGGCCGAGAAATTCGGCGACGCCGGAATCCAGGCGATCCGCCGTTACCTGGACCAAGTTCGCCCGGACGCCGCGCAGACCCTGGCTGATTACATGCTGATCACCCTGCGGGGGCTGTCTGCGGCGGCATGCAGTGGCATGTCCAGTGAGCGCCTGGTGGAAGTGGCGCGGATTGCCGGCAAGTTTATGTCTCAGGAGTTCGAGGCAAGCGGCAGCGCTGCGCACGCCTGA
- a CDS encoding MFS transporter: MSSSITPSASASVAVASQASPLVMRVIGACALAHLINDLIQAVLPSIYPILKANYGLTFTQVGLITLTFQLTASLLQPWVGYHTDRHPKPWLLPAGMVCTLLGILMLAVVGTFPAILVASALIGIGSSTFHPETSRVARLASGGRYGLAQSTFQVGGNAGSAFGPLLAAAIVIPYGQGSVAWFGLFAVFAILVLYGLSRWYRNHLNLFRLKQGGKATHGLSRRRVTFALVVLALLVFSKYFYMASFTSYFTFYLIEKFDLSIASSQLYLFLFLGAVAAGTFFGGPIGDRIGRKKVIWFSILGVAPFTLALPYVDLFWTGVLSMIIGFVLASAFSAIVVFAQELVPGNVGMIAGVFFGLMFGFGGIGAALLGHLADVRGIEYVYQLCSYLPLLGILTILLPSTKGV; this comes from the coding sequence ATGTCCAGCAGCATTACCCCCTCGGCCTCCGCTTCGGTAGCCGTAGCCAGCCAAGCCAGTCCCTTGGTCATGCGCGTGATCGGTGCTTGCGCCTTGGCGCATCTGATCAACGACCTGATTCAGGCCGTGCTTCCCTCGATCTATCCCATTCTCAAAGCCAACTACGGGCTTACCTTTACCCAGGTAGGGCTGATCACTCTGACCTTTCAGCTCACCGCGTCCTTGTTGCAGCCTTGGGTCGGCTACCACACCGACCGTCATCCCAAACCCTGGCTGCTGCCAGCCGGCATGGTCTGTACGCTGCTCGGCATCCTCATGCTCGCCGTTGTCGGCACTTTCCCCGCAATTCTCGTGGCTTCGGCGCTGATAGGCATCGGCTCCTCGACCTTCCATCCGGAAACCTCGCGCGTGGCACGTCTGGCCTCGGGTGGTCGCTATGGCCTCGCACAGTCGACCTTCCAGGTCGGCGGCAATGCCGGCAGTGCCTTCGGCCCGCTGCTCGCCGCGGCCATTGTCATTCCGTACGGACAAGGTAGTGTCGCCTGGTTCGGCCTGTTCGCGGTGTTCGCCATCCTGGTGCTCTATGGTCTCAGCCGCTGGTATCGCAATCACTTGAATCTGTTCAGGCTCAAGCAAGGCGGTAAAGCGACCCACGGACTTTCCCGCAGGCGGGTGACCTTCGCGCTGGTGGTGCTGGCTCTGTTGGTGTTCTCCAAGTATTTCTACATGGCCAGCTTTACCAGCTATTTCACCTTTTACTTGATCGAGAAGTTCGACCTGTCCATCGCCAGCTCCCAGCTTTACCTGTTCCTGTTCCTCGGCGCCGTCGCCGCCGGCACCTTCTTCGGCGGCCCCATCGGGGACAGGATCGGCCGCAAGAAGGTAATCTGGTTTTCCATCCTCGGCGTCGCCCCTTTCACCTTGGCGCTTCCCTACGTCGACCTGTTCTGGACGGGCGTGCTGAGCATGATCATCGGCTTCGTACTGGCCTCTGCGTTCTCCGCCATCGTGGTCTTCGCCCAGGAGCTGGTGCCGGGCAATGTCGGCATGATCGCTGGCGTCTTCTTCGGCCTGATGTTCGGCTTCGGCGGGATCGGCGCCGCACTGCTCGGGCACCTGGCAGATGTTCGCGGCATCGAATACGTGTACCAGCTGTGTTCCTACCTGCCGCTGCTTGGGATTCTGACGATTCTGCTGCCGTCGACCAAAGGGGTGTGA
- a CDS encoding SDR family NAD(P)-dependent oxidoreductase yields the protein MQFKDKVVLVTGGSSGLGFAIAEAFASQGAALIITGRRQPQLDEAVSRLGGNASAVRTDISNPADLAELFTHIRAVHGRIDVLIANAGMGEVEPLGAITEAGFDRVFATNVKGTTFTVQWALPLMGEGSSVVIIGSTSSINPGPGMSVYGATKAALRAIVRSWILDIKGSGVRINLLSPGPVDTPSLRDVLGENAQQVIDVFNEKSTLGRIGQAHEIGQAALFLASDASSYVNGAELFADGGASQV from the coding sequence ATGCAATTCAAAGACAAGGTTGTGCTGGTCACTGGCGGTTCTTCGGGCCTCGGCTTTGCGATCGCCGAAGCGTTCGCCAGCCAGGGCGCCGCCCTGATTATCACCGGGCGCCGCCAGCCTCAGCTCGACGAAGCCGTGAGCCGCCTCGGTGGGAATGCGTCTGCCGTGCGGACCGATATCTCGAATCCTGCCGACCTCGCCGAACTGTTTACGCATATCAGAGCGGTCCACGGCCGTATCGATGTGCTAATCGCCAACGCCGGGATGGGTGAAGTCGAGCCTCTGGGGGCAATCACTGAAGCGGGTTTCGATCGGGTGTTCGCAACCAATGTCAAAGGCACCACGTTTACCGTGCAGTGGGCGTTGCCGTTGATGGGCGAGGGGAGCAGCGTCGTCATCATCGGCTCGACTTCTTCGATCAATCCGGGGCCTGGCATGAGCGTCTACGGAGCCACAAAGGCAGCCTTACGCGCGATCGTGAGGAGCTGGATTCTCGACATCAAAGGCTCGGGTGTACGCATTAACCTGCTCAGCCCGGGGCCAGTGGACACCCCGTCCCTACGCGACGTGCTTGGCGAAAACGCGCAGCAGGTGATCGATGTATTCAACGAGAAGAGCACGCTCGGAAGGATCGGCCAGGCACATGAGATCGGCCAGGCCGCGCTCTTCCTGGCGAGCGATGCGTCGAGCTATGTCAACGGCGCCGAGCTGTTCGCCGATGGTGGGGCTTCCCAGGTCTGA
- a CDS encoding PaaI family thioesterase produces the protein MNYAEREERLAAWLDAEKAVRAQLGTLGTVPLAEAAVMTPQAFFDAIGRGELPRPPMGELMGFVPVDWASGYFLFQGTPDERHYNPLGSVHGGYAATLLDSCMGCAVHTRLQAGQGYTTTDLRITYIRALRAGVGPVRAEGRVVHVGRSTAVAEGRLYDVDDRLYAIGSTSCLILDLSARG, from the coding sequence ATGAACTATGCAGAACGTGAAGAACGTCTGGCCGCCTGGCTGGATGCAGAGAAGGCTGTGCGCGCCCAATTGGGAACGCTCGGTACCGTGCCGCTCGCCGAGGCTGCCGTGATGACGCCTCAGGCATTCTTCGATGCTATCGGCCGGGGCGAACTGCCACGTCCACCGATGGGCGAGCTGATGGGCTTCGTACCGGTGGACTGGGCGTCAGGCTATTTCCTGTTCCAGGGCACCCCGGACGAGCGCCATTACAACCCGTTGGGAAGCGTGCATGGCGGCTACGCAGCGACGCTTTTGGACTCCTGCATGGGTTGCGCGGTACATACCCGGCTTCAGGCGGGGCAGGGCTACACGACGACCGACCTACGGATCACTTACATCCGCGCGCTGCGCGCCGGTGTCGGGCCGGTGCGTGCCGAGGGCAGGGTGGTGCATGTCGGCCGGTCGACCGCCGTCGCCGAGGGCCGTCTGTACGACGTGGACGACCGCCTCTATGCCATCGGCTCGACCAGCTGCTTGATTCTTGATCTGAGCGCCCGCGGCTAA